The Magnolia sinica isolate HGM2019 chromosome 10, MsV1, whole genome shotgun sequence genome includes a window with the following:
- the LOC131217501 gene encoding glycosyltransferase family protein 64 C3 has protein sequence MPKLHLLFFFFFFQTPTASVCNPKNRPKPHTLRHDQLTILISGFSESRLPLLYSLASSYASSPSVAAVLILWCNPQTLSQTLNQSIPLSVPGAAPISIHRSSSSSLNARFFPRRSIPTRAVAVCDDDVEIDPSSLDFSFRIWRSQPDRLVGFFARSHDFDLARRTWMYTVHPDKFSIVLTKFMILDVDYLWKYSCGDDGGKMEAARQVVDEMRNCEDILMNFVVAEQTGVGPILVGGKKVRDWGDTRNEGEETLREVGLSTREGHRKMRGDCIREFHKVFEKMPLKYSYGKMVGEVGEQGLCEKGGKLVFCDEQVGE, from the coding sequence tctcttgttctttttcttcttctttcaaacCCCGACCGCCTCCGTCTGCAATCCTAAAAACCGCCCAAAACCTCACACTCTCCGCCATGATCAGCTCACTATCCTCATCAGTGGCTTCTCCGAATCCCGCCTCCCTCTCCTCTACTCCCTCGCCTCCTCCTACGCATCCTCTCCGTCCGTCGCCGCTGTACTCATCCTCTGGTGCAACCCCCAAACCCTTTCCCAAACCCTAAACCAATCCATCCCGCTGTCTGTCCCCGGCGCTGCACCGATCTCCATCCATCGCAGCTCCTCCTCCTCCCTCAACGCCCGATTCTTCCCCCGGCGCTCCATCCCCACCCGTGCCGTAGCCGTTTGCGACGACGACGTCGAGATCGACCCTTCCTCCCTCGATTTCTCCTTCAGGATCTGGAGATCCCAGCCCGACCGCCTCGTTGGCTTCTTCGCCCGGTCCCACGACTTCGATCTGGCCCGGCGCACGTGGATGTACACCGTCCATCCCGACAAGTTCTCGATCGTGCTGACCAAGTTCATGATCTTGGATGTGGATTATCTGTGGAAGTACAGCTGCGGCGACGATGGCGGTAAGATGGAAGCGGCGAGGCAGGTAGTGGACGAGATGCGGAATTGCGAGGATATCTTGATGAATTTCGTCGTGGCAGAGCAGACAggcgtggggcccatcttggtgGGAGGGAAGAAAGTGAGGGATTGGGGAGATACGAGGAACGAAGGAGAAGAGACGCTGAGAGAGGTGGGGCTGAGTACGAGGGAAGGGCATAGGAAGATGAGAGGGGATTGTATAAGGGAATTCCacaaggtgtttgagaaaatgccgctcAAGTATAGCTATGGGAAGATGGTGGGAGAGGTTGGAGAGCAAGGGCTGTGTGAGAAGGGTGGGAAGCTGGTTTTTTGTGACGAGCAGGTTGGGGAATGA